The Aeromicrobium sp. Leaf245 genome includes a region encoding these proteins:
- a CDS encoding ABC transporter permease, producing MSTTMDAKVREAVGSSERPEPVGPLGSSLIFTHRALLKIKHVPEQLFDVTMFPILFTLMFTYIFGGAIAGSTGEYLEYLAPGILVQTVVMITMYTAMTINNDIKKGVFDRIRSLPVWRPSLMVGALLGDTLRYTMASVVILVVTMLIGYRPPGGLVGVVAAVLLLLVFCFSVSWIWTLLGMKLRSPESVMGVSMMVLFPLTFLSNVFVPIETMPDWLQPAVENNPVSILVDAVRSLMVGDPHGGSIVTVLVISGVFVAVFGPLTMRAYSRRS from the coding sequence ATGAGCACCACCATGGACGCCAAGGTCCGCGAGGCGGTCGGCAGCAGCGAGCGCCCCGAGCCGGTGGGCCCGCTGGGCTCGTCGCTGATCTTCACGCACCGGGCCCTGCTCAAGATCAAGCACGTGCCCGAGCAGCTGTTCGACGTGACGATGTTCCCGATCCTGTTCACGCTGATGTTCACCTACATCTTCGGCGGCGCGATCGCCGGGTCCACCGGTGAGTACCTGGAGTACCTGGCGCCGGGCATCCTCGTGCAGACCGTCGTCATGATCACCATGTACACGGCCATGACCATCAACAACGACATCAAGAAGGGCGTCTTCGACCGCATCCGGTCCCTCCCGGTCTGGCGTCCGTCGCTCATGGTCGGGGCCCTGCTCGGCGACACCCTGCGCTACACGATGGCCTCGGTCGTGATCCTGGTGGTCACGATGCTCATCGGGTACCGGCCGCCCGGCGGTCTCGTGGGCGTGGTGGCGGCCGTCCTGCTCCTGCTGGTGTTCTGCTTCAGCGTCAGCTGGATCTGGACGCTGCTCGGCATGAAGCTGCGCAGCCCGGAGTCGGTGATGGGGGTCTCGATGATGGTCCTGTTCCCGCTGACGTTCCTGTCGAACGTGTTCGTGCCCATCGAGACGATGCCCGACTGGCTGCAGCCGGCGGTCGAGAACAACCCGGTCTCGATCCTCGTCGACGCGGTCCGCAGCCTCATGGTCGGCGATCCGCACGGCGGGTCCATCGTCACGGTCCTCGTGATCTCGGGCGTGTTCGTGGCCGTGTTCGGGCCGCTCACCATGCGGGCGTACTCCCGCCGGTCCTGA
- a CDS encoding ATP-binding cassette domain-containing protein, translating to MTTAIRTEGLVKLFGENRAVDGVDLQIPAGGVYGVLGPNGAGKTTTIRMLATLIKPDGGRAEVLGHDVVAESAAVRSKVAMTGQFASLDEDLTGLENLVMLARLYGYRGAAARDRAHQLLDAFDLTDAAGRQVKAYSGGMRRRIDIAGSIVVRPELMFLDEPTTGLDPRSRNQVWDIVRALVSAGTTVLLTTQYLDEADQLADRIAVIDRGTVIAEGTTGELKASVGAGALKVRVADQADRERAASVLAATLDAEAVLEKDPYALSFSVPSPQGVPDALVRVAKQGIAVSEFSLGQPSLDEVFLALTGEHVTDVEPDTTEVPA from the coding sequence ATGACCACAGCGATCCGTACCGAGGGCCTCGTCAAGCTCTTCGGCGAGAACCGAGCGGTCGACGGTGTCGACCTGCAGATCCCGGCCGGAGGCGTCTACGGCGTGCTCGGGCCCAACGGAGCCGGCAAGACCACCACCATCCGCATGCTCGCCACGCTCATCAAGCCCGACGGCGGTCGGGCCGAGGTGCTCGGCCACGACGTCGTCGCCGAGTCGGCCGCGGTGCGATCGAAGGTGGCCATGACCGGTCAGTTCGCCTCGCTCGACGAGGACCTCACGGGTCTGGAGAACCTGGTCATGCTGGCCCGGTTGTACGGGTACCGCGGTGCTGCGGCCCGCGACCGCGCCCACCAGCTGCTCGACGCCTTCGACCTCACCGACGCCGCGGGGCGCCAGGTCAAGGCCTACTCCGGCGGCATGCGTCGACGCATCGACATCGCCGGCAGCATCGTGGTGCGACCCGAGCTGATGTTCCTCGACGAGCCCACCACCGGTCTCGACCCGCGCAGCCGCAACCAGGTGTGGGACATCGTGCGGGCCCTCGTGTCCGCCGGCACCACGGTGCTCCTCACCACCCAGTACCTCGACGAGGCCGACCAGCTGGCCGACAGGATCGCCGTGATCGACCGCGGCACGGTGATCGCCGAGGGCACGACCGGTGAGCTCAAGGCGTCCGTGGGAGCGGGGGCGCTCAAGGTGCGGGTGGCCGACCAGGCCGACCGCGAGCGTGCCGCGTCGGTCCTGGCCGCGACCCTCGACGCCGAGGCCGTGCTCGAGAAGGACCCCTACGCCCTGTCGTTCTCGGTGCCGTCGCCGCAGGGCGTCCCCGATGCCCTCGTGCGCGTCGCCAAGCAGGGCATCGCGGTCTCGGAGTTCTCGCTCGGCCAGCCCAGCCTCGACGAGGTGTTCCTCGCCCTCACCGGCGAGCACGTCACCGACGTCGAGCCCGACACGACGGAGGTCCCGGCATGA
- a CDS encoding fasciclin domain-containing protein, with protein sequence MRTTTKSKTLAITAVASLSLFTAACGSSDDDAASSSDNETSAPASEDASDAGSDLVGPGCADYAAQVPDGAGSVEGMAQDPVATAASNNPLLKTLVAAVSGELNPDVNLVDTLNGGEFTVFAPVDDAFGKLPEETVKTLGTPEGAKTLESVLTYHVIPNQIAPADIDGTFKTVNGAELTITGEGDNIRVGDQAGVICGGVKTANATVYLIDTVLMPPA encoded by the coding sequence ATGCGCACGACGACCAAGAGCAAGACCCTCGCGATCACCGCCGTGGCCTCGCTGTCCCTGTTCACTGCGGCCTGCGGCTCGAGCGATGACGACGCCGCTTCCTCGTCCGACAACGAGACCTCGGCGCCCGCGTCCGAGGACGCGTCCGACGCCGGTTCCGACCTCGTCGGCCCGGGCTGCGCCGACTACGCCGCGCAGGTGCCGGACGGCGCCGGCTCGGTCGAGGGCATGGCCCAGGACCCGGTGGCCACCGCCGCCAGCAACAACCCGCTGCTGAAGACGCTCGTCGCGGCCGTCTCCGGTGAGCTCAACCCCGACGTGAACCTGGTCGACACCCTCAACGGTGGCGAGTTCACCGTGTTCGCGCCGGTCGACGACGCCTTCGGCAAGCTGCCCGAGGAGACCGTCAAGACGCTCGGCACCCCCGAGGGCGCCAAGACGCTCGAGTCGGTCCTGACCTACCACGTCATCCCCAACCAGATCGCTCCCGCCGACATCGACGGCACCTTCAAGACCGTCAACGGCGCCGAGCTGACCATCACCGGCGAGGGCGACAACATCCGCGTCGGCGACCAGGCCGGTGTGATCTGTGGTGGCGTCAAGACCGCCAACGCCACGGTGTACCTCATCGACACGGTGCTCATGCCCCCGGCCTGA